One genomic region from Synechococcales cyanobacterium T60_A2020_003 encodes:
- a CDS encoding 2-C-methyl-D-erythritol 2,4-cyclodiphosphate synthase, producing MNIRIGNGYDIHRLVSDRPLILGGVNIPHDLGLLGHSDADVLTHAIMDAMLGALSLGDIGHYFPPTDPQWAGADSIQLLMQVHQLITDKGWQIGNLDTVIVAERPKIKPHIAAMRDRLATALSIEPERVGIKATTNEKLGPVGREEGISAYAVALLVREG from the coding sequence ATGAACATCCGGATTGGTAATGGCTATGACATTCATCGCTTGGTGAGCGATCGCCCACTCATTTTGGGCGGCGTCAACATTCCCCATGACCTTGGCTTACTTGGTCACAGTGACGCTGATGTGCTGACCCATGCGATTATGGATGCGATGCTAGGAGCCCTTAGCCTCGGTGATATTGGTCACTACTTTCCACCAACGGATCCCCAATGGGCAGGGGCAGACAGTATTCAACTCCTCATGCAGGTGCATCAACTCATCACTGATAAAGGCTGGCAGATTGGCAATCTGGATACGGTAATCGTGGCCGAACGCCCCAAAATCAAGCCCCACATTGCCGCCATGCGCGATCGCCTTGCCACTGCTTTGAGCATAGAGCCCGAACGGGTTGGGATTAAGGCGACGACGAATGAAAAGCTTGGCCCTGTGGGTCGAGAAGAGGGAATTTCCGCCTATGCCGTGGCGTTATTGGTGAGGGAGGGATAG
- the trmD gene encoding tRNA (guanosine(37)-N1)-methyltransferase TrmD has product MQIDIVTLFPDFFSSPLQSGLLGKAIAKEIAMVTLTNPRDFTTDKHHRVDDEPYGGGVGMLMKPEPIFAAVESLPVLPRREVLLMTPQGQPMNQALFQELATNYDQIVIICGHYEGVDERVLNLVTREVSLGDFVLTCGEIPALALVNGVVRLRPGTVGKVESLKTESFEDGLLDYPQYTRPAEFRGWQVPEVLRSGNHGAIAQWRHEQQIQRTRDRRPDLYAAWLARHGEAAEDTASEGTASE; this is encoded by the coding sequence ATGCAGATTGATATTGTGACGTTGTTTCCTGATTTTTTTAGCTCCCCCCTCCAGTCAGGACTGTTGGGAAAGGCGATTGCCAAGGAGATTGCAATGGTCACGTTAACCAATCCCCGTGATTTCACCACCGACAAGCACCATCGCGTGGATGATGAACCCTATGGTGGCGGCGTTGGGATGCTGATGAAGCCAGAGCCGATTTTTGCTGCGGTTGAATCCTTACCTGTTTTGCCTCGGCGGGAAGTGTTGCTGATGACACCCCAAGGGCAACCCATGAACCAGGCATTGTTTCAAGAACTGGCGACGAACTATGACCAGATCGTGATCATCTGCGGCCACTATGAAGGCGTAGACGAGCGGGTGCTGAATTTAGTCACCCGGGAAGTATCCTTGGGCGACTTTGTGCTGACCTGTGGGGAAATCCCGGCGCTGGCCTTAGTTAACGGTGTGGTGCGCCTCCGACCGGGAACCGTGGGCAAAGTGGAATCGCTAAAGACAGAAAGTTTTGAAGATGGGCTGTTAGACTATCCCCAGTACACCCGCCCTGCCGAGTTTCGTGGCTGGCAAGTGCCAGAGGTGTTGCGTTCGGGTAATCATGGCGCGATCGCCCAATGGCGGCATGAGCAGCAGATCCAGCGCACGCGCGATCGCCGTCCCGATTTGTACGCCGCTTGGTTAGCACGCCACGGAGAAGCCGCAGAAGATACGGCATCAGAGGGGACGGCATCAGAGTAG
- a CDS encoding cyanophycinase, with translation MLQLETQFLQQRMPQTTKTAVMVIGGAEDKIHGRQILQTFFGRSGGSDAHIAIIPSASREPAIIGDRYRTIFQDMGAKTIDILDIRERWEGEKPEWMDIVEACTGVFMTGGDQLRLCGLLTDTPIMDRIRVRAQLGEITLAGTSAGAAVMGEYMIAGGGSGESPNRSLVDLTMGLSILPELLVDQHFHNRNRMARLMSAIATYPDRLGIGIDEDTCALFEGDGLVQVIGRGTVTIVDPAELSYTNQSDVDTTDPLSIHNLRVHVLSHGDSYDMHKHNAIAHK, from the coding sequence ATGCTGCAACTAGAGACCCAATTTCTTCAGCAACGAATGCCCCAAACCACGAAAACAGCCGTCATGGTAATCGGCGGAGCCGAGGACAAAATCCACGGGCGTCAGATTCTACAAACATTCTTTGGACGTTCAGGCGGCTCCGATGCCCATATTGCCATTATTCCCTCTGCCTCTCGTGAGCCAGCGATTATTGGCGATCGCTACCGCACTATTTTTCAGGACATGGGAGCGAAAACGATCGATATCCTCGACATTCGCGAACGCTGGGAAGGGGAGAAGCCAGAATGGATGGACATTGTGGAAGCCTGTACGGGGGTTTTCATGACCGGGGGAGATCAACTTCGCCTCTGTGGGTTGCTCACCGACACCCCCATTATGGATCGCATTCGGGTGCGGGCGCAGTTGGGTGAGATTACCCTGGCCGGAACCAGTGCAGGGGCAGCGGTCATGGGGGAATACATGATTGCAGGGGGCGGTAGCGGCGAATCCCCAAATCGGTCGTTGGTAGACCTCACGATGGGGCTGAGCATTTTGCCAGAACTGTTGGTGGATCAGCATTTCCACAACCGAAATCGAATGGCGCGGCTCATGAGTGCGATCGCCACCTATCCCGATCGACTCGGCATTGGCATTGACGAAGATACCTGTGCCCTTTTTGAAGGAGATGGGCTAGTGCAGGTGATTGGGCGGGGTACGGTCACCATCGTGGATCCGGCTGAGTTATCGTACACTAACCAGTCCGATGTGGATACAACGGATCCGCTTAGCATTCACAACCTCAGGGTTCATGTTCTCAGTCATGGTGACAGCTATGATATGCACAAGCACAATGCGATCGCCCATAAGTAG